Proteins encoded by one window of Rutidosis leptorrhynchoides isolate AG116_Rl617_1_P2 chromosome 7, CSIRO_AGI_Rlap_v1, whole genome shotgun sequence:
- the LOC139857961 gene encoding uncharacterized protein, with translation MSYNKVEALREKSEAEKLIIANEYIAARTKLKKAQQLFPALDHVSPMLSVCEILSASTNIIPGYKTDYYWVLQLMPSSTFTDITCQYQKLVSLLQPIKYKFPATELALKLLQEAYSVLSDKKKRVTFDIKRGTSWVNYETFDNNPDENNGSDNNIGDKVVVNNLSLPESGSSSSEVISEGYKGQETDINSDSLAQEQDFYAFDNCRTFDLIETKDIWAVHCNLTAPFIGSRYAQIGKKLGSEIEVTWLKPIPITEGERRWFDAGLPVACGSFCLDSESSGTIESKGVFSYKCSWNSGITEELFEIYPKKGEVWAVYDSFDLEEWSYNPDIIKGCSFKLVEIISDYSIYNGVECYPLVRVDGFKSIYERQTGQTVNNFHIGPRDLYMLAHVVPAYWFTGGEIYGVHGGMVELDQLALRNPNQETLKIVSLPTDCQIIDEEKNKNLESVGPTPSPDSFLGPNWSSNDFTTGQVWAAYSGKDSMPRQYVLVKSMMSPTRLSVTFLEPEPVLEIETSWKNRNLPIVCGKFRAKDVIINVDLRQFSHLVNCFKSTSSSNSSLYKIYPLKGEIWAVYKNWKSGWNEVDYGNYKCWVVEILSDFSDGEKIMAARLGEVKGCLTFYERLQGEDGFEMVRAFSKREMLCFSHRIPAFRVPGIGGHGIPESSWHLEPVTLPTNNRC, from the coding sequence ATGTCTTACAACAAAGTAGAAGCTCTTCGAGAAAAATCAGAGGCCGAAAAATTGATTATTGCTAATGAGTACATTGCTGCTAGAACAAAACTAAAAAAAGCCCAACAACTTTTTCCCGCTCTTGATCATGTTAGTCCGATGCTTAGCGTATGCGAGATTCTATCTGCTTCAACAAACATAATCCCAGGTTATAAAACCGATTACTATTGGGTTCTTCAACTTATGCCTTCATCCACTTTCACTGATATAACTTGTCAATATCAAAAACTCGTTTCACTTTTACAACCGATTAAATACAAGTTCCCAGCTACTGAATTGGCTCTTAAGCTTTTACAAGAGGCGTATTCTGTATTATCTGACAAGAAAAAGCGGGTCACATTTGATATTAAGCGAGGTACTAGTTGGGTCAATTATGAAACTTTTGATAATAACCCCGATGAAAATAACGGGTCAGACAATAACATTGGTGATAAAGTTGTTGTTAACAATTTAAGCTTACCTGAATCGGGTTCGTCTTCTTCTGAGGTGATTTCAGAAGGGTATAAAGGTCAAGAAACTGATATTAACTCGGATTCACTTGCACAAGAACAAGATTTTTATGCTTTTGATAATTGCAGGACATTTGATCTTATTGAAACAAAGGATATTTGGGCGGTTCATTGTAATTTAACCGCCCCGTTTATTGGTAGTAGATATGCTCAAATTGGTAAGAAATTAGGGAGTGAAATTGAAGTTACATGGTTAAAACCGATTCCAATTACTGAAGGTGAAAGGAGATGGTTTGATGCAGGTTTACCTGTTGCTTGTGGATCTTTTTGTTTAGATTCTGAATCGAGTGGAACGATTGAGTCGAAAGGGGTATTTTCGTACAAGTGCTCATGGAATTCTGGAATTACAGAGGAATTATTTGAAATTTACCCCAAAAAAGGTGAAGTTTGGGCTGTTTATGACAGTTTTGACCTTGAAGAATGGTCATACAATCCTGATATTATTAAAGGTTGTTCATTTAAGCTAGTTGAAATTATATCTGATTATTCTATATATAATGGTGTTGAGTGTTACCCGTTAGTGAGAGTAGATGGGTTCAAAAGTATATATGAGAGACAAACGGGTCAAACGGTTAATAATTTTCATATTGGTCCACGTGATTTGTACATGTTGGCTCATGTTGTTCCTGCGTATTGGTTCACGGGTGGTGAGATTTATGGGGTGCATGGTGGCATGGTTGAGCTTGACCAGTTAGCCCTAagaaaccctaatcaagaaacgtTGAAAATCGTAAGTTTACCAACCGATTGTCAAATCATagatgaagaaaaaaataaaaatcttgAATCCGTGGGTCCTACACCGAGCCCTGACTCGTTTTTGGGCCCTAACTGGTCTTCAAATGACTTCACAACGGGCCAAGTTTGGGCTGCATACTCTGGCAAAGACTCTATGCCTCGCCAATATGTTCTTGTAAAAAGCATGATGTCACCAACTCGATTATCTGTGACATTTTTAGAACCCGAACCTGTTCTTGAAATCGAAACGAGTTGGAAAAATCGAAACTTGCCTATTGTATGCGGTAAGTTTAGAGCAAAAGATGTCATTATCAACGTTGACTTAAGACAATTCTCACATTTAGTCAACTGTTTTAAAAGTACCAGTAGTTCTAATTCTTCCCTTTACAAGATTTACCCATTAAAGGGTGAGATTTGGGCGGTTTACAAAAACTGGAAATCGGGATGGAATGAGGTTGATTACGGTAACTACAAGTGTTGGGTGGTCGAGATTTTGTCTGATTTTAGTGACGGTGAGAAAATAATGGCGGCTAGATTGGGAGAAGTCAAAGGTTGTTTGACTTTTTACGAGCGGTTGCAAGGTGAAGATGGGTTTGAAATGGTTCGTGCATTTTCAAAGAGAGAAATGTTGTGTTTTTCGCACCGTATACCGGCTTTTCGTGTGCCCGGAATCGGAGGACACGGGATCCCAGAAAGTTCTTGGCATTTAGAACCAGTTACGTTACCAACGAACAATCGATGCTAA